A single region of the Buteo buteo chromosome 16, bButBut1.hap1.1, whole genome shotgun sequence genome encodes:
- the FHL3 gene encoding four and a half LIM domains protein 3 isoform X1, whose amino-acid sequence MQAGEGGPQTGTMTECFDCDNCKESLYGRKYIQMDNGPYCIPCYDAHFANTCDECKELIGHDCRELYYEDRHYHEHCFRCFRCDRSLADEPFTCQGEELLCNDCYCSEFSSKCVACEKTVMPGSRKLEYNGQTWHEHCFICSSCQQPIGSRSFIPDKKDYYCVPCYESKFAPRCTRCKKTLTKGGVTYRDEPWHKECFVCTGCKTPLAGQQFTSQDDNPYCIKCFGNLYAKKCSACTKPITGFGGGKYVSFEDRHWHHNCFNCARCNTSLVGKGFIPDNDEILCRDCSSDL is encoded by the exons CAGGTGAAGGAGGCCCCCAGACTGGCACCATGACAGAGTGCTTTGACTGCGACAACTGCAAGGAGTCCTTGTATGGACGCAAGTACATCCAGATGGACAATGGCCCGTACTGCATCCCCTGCTACGATGCCCACTTTGCCAACACCTGTGACGAATGCAAAGAGCTGATCGGCCACGACTGCAGA GAGCTGTACTACGAGGATCGCCATTACCACGAGCACTGCTTTCGTTGCTTCCGCTGTGACCGTTCTCTGGCCGACGAGCCATTCACCTGCCAAGGCGAGGAGCTGCTGTGCAATGACTGCTACTGCAGCGAGTTCTCCTCCAAATGCGTTGCCTGCGAGAAGACAGTCATGCCAG GATCCCGTAAGCTAGAGTACAACGGACAAACCTGGCATGAACATTGCTTCAtatgcagcagctgccagcagcccaTCGGGTCACGATCCTTCATCCCAGACAAGAAGGATTATTACTGTGTCCCCTGTTATGAGAGCAAGTTCGCTCCTCGCTGCACTCGTTGCAAAAAG ACCCTGACCAAGGGAGGAGTGACTTACCGGGATGAGCCGTGGCACAAGGAGTGTTTCGTCTGCACAGGCTGCAAGACCCCCTTGGCTGGCCAGCAGTTCACCTCCCAGGATGACAACCCGTACTGCATCAAGTGCTTTGGGAACCTCTATGCCAAGAAGTGCAGTGCCTGCACAAAGCCCATCACAG GCTTTGGCGGTGGTAAATATGTCTCCTTTGAGGACCGTCACTGGCACCATAATTGCTTTAACTGTGCCCGCTGCAACACCTCGCTGGTTGGGAAAGGCTTCATCCCTGACAACGATGAGATCCTGTGCCGCGACTGCAGCAGCGACCTATGA
- the FHL3 gene encoding four and a half LIM domains protein 3 isoform X2: MQGEGGPQTGTMTECFDCDNCKESLYGRKYIQMDNGPYCIPCYDAHFANTCDECKELIGHDCRELYYEDRHYHEHCFRCFRCDRSLADEPFTCQGEELLCNDCYCSEFSSKCVACEKTVMPGSRKLEYNGQTWHEHCFICSSCQQPIGSRSFIPDKKDYYCVPCYESKFAPRCTRCKKTLTKGGVTYRDEPWHKECFVCTGCKTPLAGQQFTSQDDNPYCIKCFGNLYAKKCSACTKPITGFGGGKYVSFEDRHWHHNCFNCARCNTSLVGKGFIPDNDEILCRDCSSDL, from the exons GTGAAGGAGGCCCCCAGACTGGCACCATGACAGAGTGCTTTGACTGCGACAACTGCAAGGAGTCCTTGTATGGACGCAAGTACATCCAGATGGACAATGGCCCGTACTGCATCCCCTGCTACGATGCCCACTTTGCCAACACCTGTGACGAATGCAAAGAGCTGATCGGCCACGACTGCAGA GAGCTGTACTACGAGGATCGCCATTACCACGAGCACTGCTTTCGTTGCTTCCGCTGTGACCGTTCTCTGGCCGACGAGCCATTCACCTGCCAAGGCGAGGAGCTGCTGTGCAATGACTGCTACTGCAGCGAGTTCTCCTCCAAATGCGTTGCCTGCGAGAAGACAGTCATGCCAG GATCCCGTAAGCTAGAGTACAACGGACAAACCTGGCATGAACATTGCTTCAtatgcagcagctgccagcagcccaTCGGGTCACGATCCTTCATCCCAGACAAGAAGGATTATTACTGTGTCCCCTGTTATGAGAGCAAGTTCGCTCCTCGCTGCACTCGTTGCAAAAAG ACCCTGACCAAGGGAGGAGTGACTTACCGGGATGAGCCGTGGCACAAGGAGTGTTTCGTCTGCACAGGCTGCAAGACCCCCTTGGCTGGCCAGCAGTTCACCTCCCAGGATGACAACCCGTACTGCATCAAGTGCTTTGGGAACCTCTATGCCAAGAAGTGCAGTGCCTGCACAAAGCCCATCACAG GCTTTGGCGGTGGTAAATATGTCTCCTTTGAGGACCGTCACTGGCACCATAATTGCTTTAACTGTGCCCGCTGCAACACCTCGCTGGTTGGGAAAGGCTTCATCCCTGACAACGATGAGATCCTGTGCCGCGACTGCAGCAGCGACCTATGA
- the FHL3 gene encoding four and a half LIM domains protein 3 isoform X3, with the protein MTECFDCDNCKESLYGRKYIQMDNGPYCIPCYDAHFANTCDECKELIGHDCRELYYEDRHYHEHCFRCFRCDRSLADEPFTCQGEELLCNDCYCSEFSSKCVACEKTVMPGSRKLEYNGQTWHEHCFICSSCQQPIGSRSFIPDKKDYYCVPCYESKFAPRCTRCKKTLTKGGVTYRDEPWHKECFVCTGCKTPLAGQQFTSQDDNPYCIKCFGNLYAKKCSACTKPITGFGGGKYVSFEDRHWHHNCFNCARCNTSLVGKGFIPDNDEILCRDCSSDL; encoded by the exons ATGACAGAGTGCTTTGACTGCGACAACTGCAAGGAGTCCTTGTATGGACGCAAGTACATCCAGATGGACAATGGCCCGTACTGCATCCCCTGCTACGATGCCCACTTTGCCAACACCTGTGACGAATGCAAAGAGCTGATCGGCCACGACTGCAGA GAGCTGTACTACGAGGATCGCCATTACCACGAGCACTGCTTTCGTTGCTTCCGCTGTGACCGTTCTCTGGCCGACGAGCCATTCACCTGCCAAGGCGAGGAGCTGCTGTGCAATGACTGCTACTGCAGCGAGTTCTCCTCCAAATGCGTTGCCTGCGAGAAGACAGTCATGCCAG GATCCCGTAAGCTAGAGTACAACGGACAAACCTGGCATGAACATTGCTTCAtatgcagcagctgccagcagcccaTCGGGTCACGATCCTTCATCCCAGACAAGAAGGATTATTACTGTGTCCCCTGTTATGAGAGCAAGTTCGCTCCTCGCTGCACTCGTTGCAAAAAG ACCCTGACCAAGGGAGGAGTGACTTACCGGGATGAGCCGTGGCACAAGGAGTGTTTCGTCTGCACAGGCTGCAAGACCCCCTTGGCTGGCCAGCAGTTCACCTCCCAGGATGACAACCCGTACTGCATCAAGTGCTTTGGGAACCTCTATGCCAAGAAGTGCAGTGCCTGCACAAAGCCCATCACAG GCTTTGGCGGTGGTAAATATGTCTCCTTTGAGGACCGTCACTGGCACCATAATTGCTTTAACTGTGCCCGCTGCAACACCTCGCTGGTTGGGAAAGGCTTCATCCCTGACAACGATGAGATCCTGTGCCGCGACTGCAGCAGCGACCTATGA
- the SF3A3 gene encoding splicing factor 3A subunit 3, which produces METILEQQRRYHEERERLMDVMVKEMLTKKSTLRDQINSDHRTRAMQDRYMEVSGNLRDLYDDKDGLRKEELSAISGPNEFAEFYNRLKQIKEFHRKHPNEICVPMSVEFEELLKARDNPSEEAQNLVEFTDEEGYGRYLDLHDCYLKYINLKSSEKLDYITYLSTFDQLFDIPKERKNAEYKRYLEMLLEYLQDYTDRVKPLLDQNELFGKIQTEFEKKWENGTFPGWPKETSSALTHAGAHLDLSAFSSWEELASLGLDRLKSALLALGLKCGGTLEERAQRLFSTKGKSLEALDPSLFAKNPKTKGSKRDTERNKDLAFLEAQIYEYVEVLGEQRHLTHENVQRKQARTGEEREEEEEEQISESESEDEENEIIYNPKNLPLGWDGKPIPYWLYKLHGLNINYNCEICGNYTYRGPKAFQRHFAEWRHAHGMRCLGIPNTAHFANVTQIEDAVSLWAKLKQQKASERWQPDTEEEYEDSSGNVVNKKTYEDLKRQGLL; this is translated from the exons ATGGAGACCATCCTGGAGCAGCAGCGGCGCTACCATGAGGAGCGGGAGCGGCTCATGGACGTGATGGTGAAGGAGATGCTCACCAAGAAGTCCACG CTCCGCGACCAGATCAACTCGGACCACCGGACGCGGGCCATGCAGGAC agGTACATGGAAGTGAGCGGCAACCTGAGAGACTTGTACGACGACAAGGACGG CTTGCGGAAAGAAGAACTCAGTGCCATTTCAGGGCCAAATGAATTTGCAGAATTCTACAACAGGCTGAAACAAATTAAGGAATTTCACCGGAAGCACCCAAATGAG ATCTGTGTTCCGATGTCAGTGGAGTTTGAGGAACTGTTGAAGGCCAGAGACAACCCAAGTGAAGAAGCTCAAA ATCTGGTGGAGTTCACAGATGAAGAAGGGTATGGACGATACTTAGATCTGCATGATTGTTATCTCAAGTACATTAATCTAAAATCATCAGAG AAACTGGATTATATCACTTACTTATCCACATTTGACCAGCTCTTCGATATTcccaaggagagaaaaaatgctgaatataAGAG GTACCTTGAAATGCTTCTCGAGTACCTACAGGATTACACAGATCGAGTGAAACCGTTACTGGACCAGAATGAACTTTTTGGGAAAATTCAGACCGAGTTTGAGAAGAAGTGGGAAAATGGAACATTCCCTGGCTGGCCG AAAGAGACCAGCAGTGCACTCACTCATGCTGGAGCCCACCTGGACCTCTCAGCATTTTCCTCTTGGGAG GAATTGGCCTCCCTGGGACTGGACAGGTTAAAATCAGCTTTACTGGCCCTGGGACTAAAATGTGGCGG GACTCTGGAAGAGCGTGCTCAGAGACTTTTTAGCACTAAAGGCAAATCCCTAGAAGCACTTGATCCTTCCTTGTTTGCTAAGAATCCAAAgacaaaaggcagcaaaag AgacactgaaagaaataaagatctTGCATTCCTGGAAGCTCAGATTTATGAATATGTAGAAGTTCTTGGG GAACAGAGACACCTCACTCACGAGAATGTGCAGCGTAAGCAAGCACGgacaggggaggagagggaggaggaggaggaagagcagatCAGTGAGAGTGAGagtgaagatgaagaaaatgaaattatttataatCCTAAAAATCTGCCTCTTGGTTGGGATGGCAAG CCAATCCCATACTGGTTATATAAATTACATGGTTTAAACATCAACTACAATTGTGAGATTTGTGGTAACTACACCTACCGAGGGCCCAAAGCTTTTCAGCGTCACTTTGCA GAGTGGCGACATGCTCATGGGATGAGATGCCTGGGCATTCCCAACACGGCACATTTTGCCAATGTCACGCAGATTGAGGATGCAGTCTCAT TGTGGGCAAAGCTGAAACAACAGAAGGCTTCAGAGAGATGGCAGCCTGATACAGAG GAGGAATACGAGGATTCCAGTGGGAACGTGGTGAATAAAAAGACCTATGAAGACTTGAAACGTCAAGGGTTGCTGTAG